A stretch of Pseudomonas taetrolens DNA encodes these proteins:
- the recF gene encoding DNA replication/repair protein RecF (All proteins in this family for which functions are known are DNA-binding proteins that assist the filamentation of RecA onto DNA for the initiation of recombination or recombinational repair.) — MSLSRVTVTAVRNLHPVTLSPSPRINILYGANGSGKTSVLEAIHLLGLARSFRSVRLNPVIAHEQTSCTVFGQVELAEGGHSALGISRDRHGDFQIRIDGQNARSAAQLAEILPLQLINPDSFRLLEGAPKIRRQFLDWGVFHVEPRFMSTWQRLQKALRQRNSWLRHGTLDAVSQAAWDRELCLASAEIDEYRRAYIKALKPVFEQTLSELLELEGLTLSYYRGWDKDRELSDVLAGSVHRDQQMGHTQAGPQRADLRLKIGANNAAEILSRGQQKLVVCALRIAQGHLVSQARRGQCIYLVDDLPSELDEQHRHALCRLLEDLRCQVFITCVDHELLREGWQTETPVALFHVEQGCITQTHVHRE; from the coding sequence ATGTCCCTCAGTCGTGTCACAGTCACCGCGGTGCGTAACCTGCACCCGGTGACCCTCTCCCCCTCCCCCCGCATCAATATCCTTTACGGCGCCAACGGCAGCGGCAAAACCAGCGTGCTTGAAGCTATTCACTTGCTGGGACTGGCGCGTTCGTTTCGTAGCGTACGGCTCAATCCGGTGATTGCGCACGAACAGACGAGCTGTACAGTTTTTGGTCAGGTCGAACTGGCTGAAGGCGGGCACAGTGCGCTGGGGATTTCGCGGGACCGGCACGGGGATTTCCAGATTCGCATCGATGGCCAAAACGCGCGCAGCGCTGCGCAATTGGCCGAGATATTGCCGCTGCAACTGATCAACCCGGACAGCTTCCGCCTACTGGAAGGCGCCCCCAAGATACGCAGGCAGTTTCTCGACTGGGGGGTGTTCCACGTCGAACCACGCTTCATGTCGACGTGGCAGCGGCTACAGAAGGCCCTGCGGCAGCGAAACTCATGGCTGCGGCATGGTACACTCGACGCCGTTTCACAAGCGGCCTGGGACCGGGAACTATGCTTGGCCAGTGCTGAAATTGATGAATACCGCCGCGCTTACATCAAAGCCTTGAAACCAGTCTTTGAGCAAACCTTGAGTGAGCTGCTAGAGCTCGAAGGATTGACGCTGAGTTACTACCGGGGTTGGGACAAAGACCGAGAGCTGAGTGATGTACTCGCCGGGTCTGTTCACCGGGACCAGCAAATGGGGCACACCCAGGCCGGACCGCAACGTGCTGATTTGCGACTCAAGATAGGCGCGAATAACGCCGCCGAGATATTGTCTCGGGGGCAGCAGAAGTTGGTGGTTTGTGCATTGCGCATTGCTCAAGGGCATTTGGTCAGTCAGGCCCGGCGCGGCCAGTGTATTTATCTGGTGGATGATTTGCCGTCCGAACTGGATGAGCAGCATCGCCACGCATTATGTCGCTTGTTGGAAGACTTACGCTGCCAGGTGTTTATCACCTGTGTAGATCACGAATTATTGAGGGAAGGCTGGCAGACGGAAACGCCGGTTGCCCTGTTCCACGTGGAACAGGGCTGTATCACCCAGACCCACGTCCATCGGGAGTGA
- the dnaN gene encoding DNA polymerase III subunit beta yields MHFTIQREALLKPLQLVAGVVERRQTLPVLSNVLLVVEGQQLSLTGTDLEVELVGRVQLEEPAEPGEITVPARKLMDICKSLPNDALIDIKLDDQKLVVKAGRSRFTLSTLPANDFPTVEEGPGSLTCNLQQSKLRRLIERTSFAMAQQDVRYYLNGMLLEVSAGIIRAVATDGHRLAMCSMKADIGQPDRHQVIVPRKGILELARLLTEPDGEVSIVLGAHHIRATTGEFTFTSKLVDGKFPDYERVLPKGGDKTVIGDRQALREAFSRTAILSNEKYRGIRLQLANGQLKIQANNPEQEEAEEEVGVDYNGGSLEIGFNVSYLLDVLGVMTTEQVRLILSDSNSSALVQESDNDDSAYVVMPMRL; encoded by the coding sequence ATGCATTTCACCATTCAACGCGAAGCCCTGTTGAAACCCCTGCAACTGGTCGCAGGCGTCGTTGAACGCCGCCAGACCTTGCCGGTATTGTCCAACGTGCTGTTGGTTGTCGAAGGCCAGCAACTGTCGCTGACCGGTACCGACCTTGAAGTCGAACTGGTAGGACGTGTTCAGCTGGAAGAACCGGCAGAACCCGGCGAAATCACAGTACCTGCACGCAAGCTGATGGATATCTGCAAAAGCCTGCCCAACGATGCCTTGATCGACATCAAGCTCGATGACCAGAAACTGGTGGTCAAGGCAGGTCGTAGCCGTTTCACCTTGTCCACATTGCCTGCCAATGATTTCCCGACTGTTGAAGAAGGCCCGGGCTCGTTGACCTGCAATCTGCAGCAAAGCAAATTGCGCCGCCTGATTGAGCGCACAAGCTTTGCAATGGCACAGCAGGACGTTCGCTACTACCTCAACGGCATGCTGCTGGAAGTGTCCGCCGGGATCATCCGTGCCGTAGCCACCGACGGTCACCGTCTGGCCATGTGCTCGATGAAGGCTGATATCGGTCAACCAGATCGCCATCAGGTCATCGTGCCACGCAAGGGTATCCTTGAGCTGGCGCGTTTGCTGACCGAGCCGGACGGTGAAGTCAGTATCGTTCTGGGAGCGCACCACATTCGCGCCACTACCGGCGAGTTCACCTTCACGTCCAAGCTGGTAGACGGCAAGTTCCCGGACTACGAGCGTGTGCTGCCCAAGGGGGGCGACAAGACCGTGATCGGTGACCGTCAGGCACTGCGTGAGGCCTTCAGCCGCACGGCGATCCTGTCCAACGAGAAGTACCGTGGCATCCGCCTGCAACTGGCCAATGGCCAGCTGAAAATCCAGGCCAACAACCCGGAACAGGAAGAGGCGGAAGAGGAAGTGGGCGTTGATTACAACGGCGGCTCGCTGGAAATTGGCTTCAACGTGAGCTATTTGCTGGATGTGCTGGGTGTGATGACCACTGAGCAAGTGCGCCTGATCCTGTCGGACTCCAACAGCAGTGCCCTGGTGCAAGAGTCGGATAACGATGACTCAGCCTACGTTGTCATGCCGATGCGCCTGTAA